One Xiphophorus hellerii strain 12219 chromosome 1, Xiphophorus_hellerii-4.1, whole genome shotgun sequence DNA segment encodes these proteins:
- the LOC116717551 gene encoding P2Y purinoceptor 1-like yields MNKTSCPQPDKKLFEHTILPTLHILVFIVGLIANGWGLNSLRNNWRKLGNINIFVLNLGLADILYLLTLPFLIVYHLKGNKWIFLEEFCLVTRFCFNLNLYCSIGFLTCISVYRYLSIVHPMRTMGRLTTAHSVVISIVVWILVCAQSSPDMFYEKIFMNGSKCFDTTSYEHSESYLDYTIGWTFFGFCIPFAIIVGCYGHVTVVICRSKMIDKNVKQQLLKLLAILILLFLLCYTPYHVFKNLSMYSRTLISKGTCPGWDSGVFIMRQASRGLVSLNSALNPLVYLHVYEDMGAHLKQQLQGGQQMFSRLFKSNSCSAPVAQSDPDDL; encoded by the coding sequence atgaataaaaccagTTGTCCTCAACCAGATAAGAAATTATTTGAACATACAATACTGCCTACTCTTCACATCTTGGTGTTTATTGTTGGACTGATTGCTAATGGATGGGGATTGAACTCTTTGCGGAACAACTGGAGGAAACTGGGAAATATCAACATCTTTGTCCTAAACCTTGGACTAGCAGACATCTTGTATCTGCTCACTCTCCCCTTTCTGATCGTGTACCACCTTAAAGGAAACAAATGGATCTTTTTAGAAGAATTCTGCTTGGTAACAAGATTCTGCTTCAACCTGAATCTGTACTGCAGCATCGGGTTCCTCACCTGTATAAGTGTGTACAGGTACCTGTCCATTGTCCATCCCATGAGAACGATGGGGAGATTAACTACGGCTCACTCTGTGGTCATCTCAATCGTTGTTTGGATTCTGGTTTGTGCTCAAAGTTCTCCAGACATGTTCTacgaaaaaatatttatgaacgGATCAAAATGCTTTGACACCACCTCTTATGAACATTCTGAGAGTTACCTGGATTACACCATCGGATGGACCTTCTTTGGATTCTGCATCCCTTTTGCCATCATTGTGGGCTGCTATGGACATGTGACTGTTGTTATCTGCCGCTCAAAAATGATTGACAAGAATGTGAAACAACAACTCTTAAAGCTTTTAGCTATATTGATTCTTCTCTTCTTGCTTTGTTATACACCCTACCATGTCTTCAAGAACCTCAGCATGTATTCCAGAACTTTGATTAGTAAGGGAACGTGCCCTGGTTGGGATTCTGGAGTCTTTATAATGCGTCAAGCAAGTCGTGGTCTTGTGAGCCTGAACAGCGCTCTCAACCCGCTGGTTTACCTCCACGTTTATGAAGACATGGGTGCTCACCtcaagcagcagctgcagggagGCCAACAGATGTTCAGTCGATTGTTTAAGTCAAATTCCTGCTCTGCGCCGGTAGCACAGAGTGACCCAGATGActtgtga
- the LOC116717558 gene encoding P2Y purinoceptor 1-like encodes MSNTSCPHPDKKLFEHTILPTLHILVFIVGLIANGWGLNSLRNNWRKLGNINIFVLNLGLADILYLLTLPFLIVYHLKGNKWIFLEEFCLVTRFCFNLNLYCSIGFLTCISVYRYLSIVHPMRTMGRITTTHSVVISIVVWILVCAQSSPDMTYEKIFMNGSKCFDTTSYEHSESYLDYTIGWTFFGFCIPFAIIVGCYGHVTVVICRSETIDKNVKQQLLKLLAILILLFLLCYTPYHVFKNLSMYSRILISKGTCPGWDSGVFIMRQASRGLVSLNSALNPLVYLHVNEDMGDQFRQMFRSCFKLKSRSVSVPQTEQEAKNII; translated from the coding sequence ATGAGTAATACCAGTTGTCCTCACCCAGATAAGAAATTATTTGAACATACAATTCTGCCTACTCTTCACATCTTGGTGTTTATTGTTGGACTGATTGCTAATGGATGGGGATTGAACTCTTTGCGGAACAACTGGAGGAAACTGGGAAATATCAACATCTTTGTCCTAAACCTTGGACTAGCAGACATTTTGTATCTGCTCACTCTCCCCTTTCTGATCGTGTACCACCTTAAAGGAAACAAATGGATCTTTTTAGAAGAATTCTGCTTGGTAACAAGATTCTGCTTCAACCTGAATCTGTACTGCAGCATCGGGTTCCTCACCTGTATAAGTGTGTACAGGTACCTGTCCATTGTCCATCCCATGAGAACGATGGGGAGAATAACTACGACTCACTCTGTGGTCATCTCAATCGTTGTTTGGATTCTGGTGTGTGCTCAAAGTTCTCCAGACATGACCTacgaaaaaatatttatgaacgGATCAAAATGCTTTGACACCACCTCTTATGAACATTCTGAGAGTTACCTGGATTACACCATCGGATGGACCTTCTTTGGATTCTGCATCCCTTTTGCCATCATTGTGGGCTGCTATGGACATGTGACTGTTGTTATCTGTCGCTCAGAAACGATTGACAAGAATGTGAAACAACAACTCTTAAAGCTTTTAGCTATATTGATTCTTCTCTTCTTGCTTTGTTATACACCCTACCATGTCTTCAAGAACCTCAGCATGTATTCCAGAATTCTGATTAGTAAGGGAACGTGCCCTGGTTGGGATTCTGGAGTCTTTATAATGCGTCAGGCAAGTCGTGGTCTTGTGAGCCTGAACAGCGCTCTCAACCCGCTGGTTTACTTGCATGTAAATGAGGATATGGGTGATCAGTTCAGGCAGATGTTCAGATCCTGTTTCAAGCTGAAATCTAGGTCTGTATCTGTACCTCAGACTGAGCAAGAAGCTAAAAATATTATATGA
- the LOC116719272 gene encoding P2Y purinoceptor 1-like has protein sequence MNASNCTSPNMALFEHILLPCLYILVFLVGLVLNVWGMISLLHNWNKLRSINILVLNLGLADMLYLLTHPFLIVYYFNKTEWIFGEGFCMVTRFCFNLNLYCSIGFLTCISVYRYLAVVYPIRTVGKFTITHSVVISVLIWILASVESFPDMLYPKHPEKNTTRCFETTDSKHVTEYLNYSLSWSFFGFCIPFVVILGCYGHMIVVVCHSDTMNRDRKRQILKLLGFLILLFSFCYAPYHVFKNLSLYSRILISQGTCPKWDSGVFNARQASRGLVSLNSALNPLVYLYVYEEMVDQFVQLLQSGRQIFSRCFKLKSSFVSVPKTEQEAESAV, from the coding sequence atgaatGCATCCAACTGCACTTCACCCAATATGGCATTATTTGAACATATACTCCTCCCTtgtctttatattttggtatttCTTGTTGGATTGGTCCTGAATGTGTGGGGAATGATATCTTTGCTGCATAACTGGAACAAACTTCGGAGTATTAACATTCTTGTTCTTAACCTTGGACTAGCAGACATGTTGTATCTCCTCACTCACCCCTTTCTCATTGTGTACTACTTTAACAAGACTGAATGGATCTTTGGGGAAGGATTCTGCATGGTAACAAGATTCTGCTTCAACTTGAATTTATACTGCAGTATTGGATTCCTTACTTGTATAAGTGTGTACCGGTACCTGGCTGTTGTCTACCCAATCAGAACGGTGGGGAAGTTCACTATTACTCACTCTGTTGTCATCTCAGTCCTGATTTGGATTCTGGCAAGTGTTGAAAGTTTTCCAGACATGTTATACCCCAAACATCCAGAGAAAAACACTACACGATGTTTTGAAACAACTGATTCAAAACACGTTACGGAATACCTGAACTACAGCCTCAGCTGGTCATTCTTTGGATTCTGTATCCCTTTCGTTGTGATTTTGGGCTGCTATGGACACATGATTGTTGTTGTCTGCCACTCAGATACGATGAACAGGGACCGGAAACGACAAATCTTAAAACTGCTGGGTTTTTTGATTCTTCTCTTCTCATTTTGTTATGCACCCTACCATGTTTTCAAGAACCTCAGCCTGTATTCCAGAATTCTGATTAGTCAGGGAACGTGCCCCAAATGGGACTCTGGAGTCTTCAATGCTCGTCAGGCAAGCCGTGGTCTTGTGAGTCTGAACAGTGCTCTCAACCCGCTGGTTTACCTGTATGTATATGAGGAAATGGTCGATCAGTTCGTACAACTGCTGCAGAGTGGTCGACAGATTTTCAGCCGCTGTTTCAAGCTGAAATCCAGCTTTGTGTCTGTACCAAAGACTGAGCAAGAAGCTGAAAGTGCTGTATGA